In Choloepus didactylus isolate mChoDid1 chromosome 18, mChoDid1.pri, whole genome shotgun sequence, a single genomic region encodes these proteins:
- the CCDC200 gene encoding coiled-coil domain-containing protein 200, giving the protein MGSAYHWEARRRQMALDQRRWLMAQQQKQQEQEPTKLQEEEQQPEKRSQPSQEQQVPQPPLPPSQQPPVSPQPLPPPRPQCAQDNLTQCTTKYMFKDTHRPDPQGGHQAGGQSNKFQEGLKTLPSTGPKNPCQSSPAKYTRFSSINYKQQW; this is encoded by the exons ATGGGCAGCGCCTATCACTGGGAAGCCCGGCGCCGGCAGATGGCTTTGGACCAGAGGAGGTGGCTAATGGCCCAGCAGCAGAAGCAACAGGAGCAG GAACCGACGAAACTCCAAGAGGAAGAACAGCAACCTGAGAAAAGGTCTCAGCCATCTCAGGAGCAGCAGGTACCGCAGCCACCACTGCCACCATCTCAGCAGCCGCCAGTGTCTCCACAGCCACTACCTCCACCAAGGCCACAATGTGCCCAAGATAATCTTACTCAGTGCACCACCAAGTACATGTTCAAGGATACCCACAGGCCGGATCCCCAGGGTGGCCACCAAGCGGGAGGGCAATCCAACAAATTTCAAGAGGGGCTGAAAACCCTTCCAAGCACTG GTCCCAAGAACCCATGTCAATCTAGCCCAGCCAAATACACCCGATTCTCG TCGATAAATTACAAACAGCAGTGGTGA
- the TMEM106A gene encoding transmembrane protein 106A, producing the protein MGETFSLLGSREEESKSILSPNPTVGSKAASYSSIGSSRSFCSCVPCEGAAGVGFVTCPTCQGHGEIPQELEKQLVALIPYGDQRLKPRHTKLSVFLAVLICLLTSSLIVFFLFPRTIAVQPAGLNSSAVAFDTTDIHLNMTNILNISNSNYYPITVTQLTIEVLHLSLVVGHVSNSLLLHIGPLASEQMFYAVASRIRDENTYKICTWLKIKVHHVLLHIQGTLTCSYLSHSEQLVFQSYEYVDCRGNTSVPHLPAPHPP; encoded by the exons CCTGCTGGGATCTAGGGAGGAAGAGAGCAAGTCGATCCTGTCTCCCAACCCAACGGTTGGCAGCAaggctgctagctattccagcaTTGGGAGCAGCAGATCTTTTTGTTCCTGTGTGCCTTGTGAAGGAGCTGCTGGTGTCGGCTTTGTAACTTGTCCTACCTGTCAGGGCCATGGAGAAATCCCACAAG AGCTGGAGAAGCAGCTGGTGGCCCTCATCCCCTATGGGGACCAGAGGTTGAAGCCTAGGCACAC GAAGCTCTCCGTGTTCCTGGCAGTGCTCATCTGCCTGCTGACCTCCTCCCTCATCGTCTTTTTCCTGTTTCCCCGAACCATTGCTGTGCAGCCTGCAGGCCTCAACTCCTCCGCAGTGGCCTTTGACACCACTGATATCCACCTCAATATGACG AATATCTTGAACATCTCCAATAGCAACTACTACCCCATCACAGTGACCCAGCTGACCATCGAGGTTCTGCACCTTTCCCTTGTTGTAGGACACGTCTCCAATAGCCTCCTCCTGCACATTGGCCCCTTGGCCAGTGAACAG ATGTTTTATGCAGTAGCCAGCAGGATACGGGATGAAAACACATA caaaATCTGTACCTGGCTGAAAATCAAAGTCCATCATGTGCTTTTGCACATCCA GGGCACCCTGACCTGTTCCTACCTGAGCCACTCAGAGCAGCTAGTTTTCCAGAGCTATGAGTATGTGGACTGCCGGGGAAACACGTCGGTGCCCCACTTGCCAGCCCCTCACCCGCCGTGA